The DNA window TTAATTTTGTATATAGTTTTACATTattctttttcatgtttttgtgtgttttccatTGGTTcgttagtgtttgtgtttttcaaagtTCTGcctattttaaatagtttttctgTTTCACTTGTTCAACTGATGTCAGTGTgaggtgttttttattattttggtgaAAGTATTGATACAGAACCAGAGGACGTATAAATTATACAGTACTCTAAAATCTTGTACATTGTATAGAGTTTTTAAgtgtaactcattcattcatttggtaCACACCCGAGGTAAAAAGCTGGCATTGCCACATTGAATGTGTTATGATAATTGTACTGCACATACTTTTGTAGCTAGTATTTTCTTTGGCTTTAAGATTTCTACAGACTCATTCTCCAGCACCTGAGAGAGATTTCAGAAGAGATGAAGGACCTTAAAGTTCAAGTCAGACGCAACACAGACGACTTGCAGAGTTTGAGTGGTGTGGAAGGAAACGTGTCTGCCAGACAACATGGTCAATGTACTTTTTATACTACTATTTTATGATTTTAGGGTCAATGTGCTTGCTGTTATGGGAGGGACATCTACAAAAGATGCAGTACGGAGGATGAAGGGGAGACTTTTCTCCAATGGCCTTGCTATGCAAATGAATTGGACAGGACTTGGTGGAAAGCTGGCCTTTAAatcaactgagagagagagcggacaTTAAGTTGTTAAAAAGTTTTGTGAATTTGAATGCATGTTCAGAGTCTTAGCATTTTTAACTTAATACACTTCAAAAGGAGTACTGAATACTATAAACATGAATTTGTCTtaagtgtttaaatgacagtttCCTAATAGATTTACATGTCATAATGTAATTTATGAAATGTGTTGTTGTTATATAAAAGCATtgttgtatatataaataaaagagagaatACACCTTTCTGTTTTATCCCTGATTTCTGGAAGGTGCAGTGTATATTGCTAGGGTGCCTCTAGAAACTTTGTTGGTATTTCTAATAATTCTTAGGGTGTTGCTAAGTACTTCCTTTGTACCCTAAGTTGTTGGTATGCAATTACTGTTGCATCTTTTGTTTATTGCTAGGGTATTTTTGTGTAGTTGTCATGGTAACTAGGGTGTTTCTAAGCTGTTCATGGTGGTGGAGGAAATAAGTACGAGTATTaggaattgaaatctaacagagcatttgcaatcagaaagtagtttattaaccttaaggtggtcaacacacaatagcacagagcactatgtgaatgtggacaaagaagatgttttcacagagagtttataaAGGTAGtgtatacgtcataaccataagataatcactcttaagtttctgcaagcttagtgtCCTTAGAGACATCCCAGTTTGATAAACAAGATGAGGGAcagaatgttttgttctgataaagAGCTGCCCTCgaactgacctgacatacaattagtttgtgagttctgttgacgattagaaatgaatatacagacaaaagAAGCAGACGGTCtttaacagagacatataaacaTTTCCATTACAGTCCCCCCTTGTCTCTAAGGACACTAAACACATACAGAAACTCTAGAATCTGCACAAGGAAACTTGTATTACTACACAGACGTTAAAGGAGgaagaaaatatatatgtttgtttgttcaatTTCGAtaaaggaggtggttttaaaggCTTCTGTCTCATTATAGGAACCTTTTTGTAAAGCTAAGAAGATGGATGGAGAATGGGGATTTAAATGTTCCTGAATGAATTTGCTGGTAAGATTATAACTAGTTGTGTCTaaaccaggggtcggcaacccgcagctctttgatccctttgatgcggctcagcttttgaaaataagtattattttttaaaatgtaattaaaatttattttattttagtttgttcattttcaaaatgtaattctatgaagattatggcgatgtGGTgattgtaacatctaaaatattttaatatttaaaatatttttgtcgccaacccaacgtctttttttcagagttaaaatgttttgttgcatgcagaaatgttatttcattttccctgcagtcgttcattgatttcatgaatgtaacacagtatagtttgtttatacatcaCACAAAGGCAACAAACCCTGTTAtctgcagtgttatttcatgaaaaatttcaaaagggttttgtggctcccagtgttgtctttactgtgtgaaacgggtccaaacggctctttgagtggtaaaggttgccgacccctggtctaAACCCATCCAAGCTTTATTCACTTCATcatatgtattttcagaaagtgaAGACTCAAAAGGATCAGTGCTGGAATGTGGCATTAGTGAACATACAGTGTACGTGTCATGTGCGTTACCAGTTGTCTTCACTGTGAAGTTTGCATATTGCCAGTAAACATTTTGACTGTAGTCTATGAACCTTTCTGTAGTCTCAGGTTTTGCTTCCCTGCATATTTTCACCGTCATCCAGATGGACGCTGTCAGGACGATGCAGGCGAAGATGAATGCTGTCACCTTGCAGAGGTTGAACAAGATGTACATTTTCCTGCCATGGTGAATTTGTTGTGTCAATTCTGGGGCTTGGGCTCTTTTGCAGTGTGAGATGTGGACCCACGTGTCCCTCTCAGCAACCTTCACTGCGGTGTGAGTAGTCAGGAGCACCTGGAACGGTCCTTGCCAGCGATCCGCTTTCCAGTTCGCCCTCATGTAGACCTTAGTCAGGATCCAATCCCCAGGCTTCACCGTGTGTCCTGTAACTGCTGGGCTTGGTAGAGATTCTCTCACCCTCCTGTGTACAtcacacaaaacagaacacaacgtTGCACAGTATTTTTGCATGTGATCGTCTTCCAAGGCCAGTGTTTCACTTTTGGGGGCACATCCTGTATTTGGCCGACGGCCAAACATTATCTGGAAAGGGAAGAGTTTCGTCCTGGACCACACTCTTTGTCTCAGACTCATGCACACCAGCGGCAGGGCTTCCACCCGATTTAGCCCTGTTTCTTGATACACTTTGatcagtttttgttttattgtgtcaCTTGCTCTTTCTACCGCCCCTGCACTCATAGGGTGATAGGcacagtgtttgtgtagtggCATGTCAAATACTTAGCTGATGTGtgttaaagatttaaaaacacgTCAACAATCACAAGCAAATATTTCTTTTTCAGACGTGGTGTTAATTCAATAAAATCCATTTGTAGGTGATCAAAAGGCATGTCAGGTTCTggatgtccatgtgtgtgttcatatgaaaTGGCTCCTGTTGAGTTTACATTCAGAGAGGTGAGACACTTTTGAAAAATTTAGTGAGAAGCCTTTTACAAACCACTGTAGATTTACTGCGTCTACCATTCCTCCCAAGATTTCTTCTTCCTGacagggagtttttccttgccaccgTTGCCAATGGCTTGCTTTTTGGGGACTAGTTTGTGGATGCTGTGATGGACCTTACAGAGAATTTTCTTCATAATTTCGAAATTCTTATTATAGTAAATGGATACAAGTGAAAACATCTCTTTGTCTCCTTTGTCACAGTTCAGCATTTTTTTCTCAATCACATTTAATGAACATTAATGGCCCCACtatgcatgaaaaaaaaaaaacaagtatgaTGAAGTTAACAGCTGCTAATAATTTAACCAATGTCTTAGCAATGTAAAATATAGTGGcagtttatttaacaaataaaagtaTAAACATGTTTAGTTGAACTCAAGTCAATTGTTTACACACAGAGATGTGTGATTAGCTCATGAAAATACAGCTCTAGCTAAATTACTGGTATGTCTATCCATCTCTTtaggtattttatatttttgtgtgtacctgtgtcCCAGAGATGAACGTGCTTTGGTCTGAAATGTGCATCTCAGCCCAAGAACAAAAGCAAAAGACCTTGTGAAGATGCTGGCTGAAGCTGGTAAGAGTGTGTCTTTATCCACAGTGAAACGAGAACATGGGCTGAAAGGCCACTCTGCCAGGAAGAAGACATTACTCcaaaagaaacataaaaaagccagatTACAATTTGCAAACGCACACAGAAACAAAGACCTTAATTTTTAGAGacatgtcctgtggtctgacgaaAATAATATTGAACTGTCTGGCCATAATGACCATCATTACGTTTGGAGGAAAAAGGGAGACGCTTGCAAGCCGGAGAAAACCATCCCAACTGTGAAACGCGGGGGTGGCAGGATCATGttgtggggttgttttgctgcaggAGCGACTGGTGCACTTCACAAAATAGATGGCATCATGAGGAAAGAACATTATGTGGCAATACTGAAGCAACATCTCAAGACAACATCAGCCAGGAAGTTAAGCCTTGGGCACAAATGGGTCTTCCAAATGGACAATGACCCAAAGCATACCGCCAAACTGGTTACAAAGTGTCTTAAGTATAAGAAAGTCAAAGTTTTGGAGTGGCCATCACAAAGCCCTGATCtctattgaaaatgtatgggcAAAGCTGAAAAGGCAGGTGCGAGCAAGGCGGCCTACAAACACGGCTCAGTTACACTAGTTCTGTCAGGAGGAATGGGCCCGAATTCCTACCAACTATTGTGAGAAGCTTGTGGAAGGATATCCAAAACGTTTGACCCAAGTCATACAGTTGAAATGCCATACAGGGAAATGGTACCAAATACTAATGAAATGTATGTAAACTTTTGACTTTGCagaaagtaataaaaatgacatcaaCCACAGGAAACCAGCGGAAGGGGGATTAGGACGAGGATGTATGATTAGGCTTCACACCGCATATGAAGGAGCTTCCGAAATGGGACAGCCTAGTCATGCCGCTGTGACATAATCGGTCTACAAATGCGTTCTTCGAAGGATGCAGCCTCTCAAATCAGACGCAGCTACTGCCTCAAAACACTATTAATGATCttttcattttcctttgtgttgtactgtgcaggtagtgtcacagtcacacagctccagggacctggaagttgtgggttcaactccAGGTggcagtctgtgaggagtgtggtgtgttctctctgtgtctgtgtgggtttcctccaggtgactgtctgtaaggggtgtggtgtgttctctctgtgtctgcgtgggtttcctccgggtgactatctgtgaggggtgtggtgtgttctctctgtgtctgcgtgggtttcctccgggtgactgtctgtgacaggtgtggtgtgttctctctgtgtctgcgtgggtttcctccgggtgactgtctgtgacgggtgtggtgtgttctctctgtgtctgcgtgggtttcctccgggtgactgtctgtgaggagtgtggtgtgttctccctgtgtctgcgtgggtttcctccgggtgactgtctgtgaggggtgtagtgtgttctccctgtgtctgcgtgggtttcctctgggtgactgtctgtaggtggattggtaactcaaaagtatccataagtgtgagtttgtgtgtgtgtgtgcgagagagagtgtgagtgtgtgttgccttgtaaaggactggcgcccgctccagagtgtattcttgccttgcgccctgtgattcctggtaggctccggacccaccgcgaccctgaactggataagcagttacagacaatgtacaaataaatgaatgtactgTTCAAGAATCCAATCAATGCTCTTTTAaatgaaggtgctacaaaaggaaAGTAAAAGTTTCATATATGTTGCTTCCATGTTATCTATTTTTTTCTGGATGTTAAATACACTAAAACATATTTCTAGCATGACTTGTACAATTTTagccatttaaacatatttatgaaCCATTTGGGCTCAACTCACCAGTAGGACgttctttaaatgtttttgtatttgttcttgtctttgtttatttaaagcttTGATGGCTAAATTTGTACATGTGAtgctataaatatttaaactgtatttGGTGTGCGTATAACaggcagaaataaataaataatgtggaaGTTAGTCTCAGGAACGTGCTTTaaacttttcttttcctttagtAGCACCTTCATTAGTGAGAGCATTGATTGGATTCTTGATCAGTGCAGCAAAAAGTAAATGAAAGAAGTTATCAGGCCCTTCAGGGTTTCTGTAGTGCTACAAATGTCCGCTCGTTCTAATATCTGTCATTTAACTGTCAGGTTTGAATTTCACTTTCGTAAATAATTATTGACTGCTTTTAATTGTGCGTTTTCTCAGTTGCgtttctctgtctcactttcaGTTCAAAAACCTGTTACTTTTGAGTTGTGGCCTTGTTATGATGGAGGTGAAGGGTTTCACAAAAGTAAATGATATGTACCCGAATGTTAGCTGCCACTTGAAGTGGAATTAAGATTTAGGTGTCAGAACGTTTCTGCTGCATTGTTTAAGGTGCAACGGAAAACTCAAATACAGAATCTAGCTCCTAAAATAGAATGTTTTATTCCTTGAATATGTCTGTTCTCAGTTAAGGACGTTGCATTGTGTAAGACGTACAAAACGTACTGTAAGTACACgatgtaataatataattataatacatttactccatttatatttcagttgtcaacagttttcattttgttttctggCTGAGCTGTAAGTAAAGCGAAGGTAATGAGAGAGCGTAAAATTAGTTCAGAGTAGACACAAAATGATATGCAAATTAATATCCCGATTGTATTGGCCAATACCACTGTTTATCAATAACAGTTTTGGCTttaagttcattcattgtctgtaagcgcttattcagttcaggtttgcagtgggtccggagcctactaggaatcattgggcacaaggcaggaacacacactggagggagtgccagtccttcacaaggcaacacacacactaacacttacgagtcaccaatccacctaccgacatgtgtttttggactgtgggaggaaaccggagcacccgaaggaaacccatgcagacacaggaagaacacaccacactcctcacagacagtcacccggagcgggactcgaacccacaacctccaggtccctggagctgtgtgactgacacgctacctgctgcaccaccgtgccgccccttggCTTTAAGTTGAACAAAGTAACTGTTTGAACAATGGGAGCTACAAAAAAAGTTGTagggcacagtgtgtgtgacatGAAATAAATTTCTACACCCAAAATGGTGCAGTGTATATATGAATACATTTgttgtttgtatattttaatgacttATTTATGAAATGTTTGTATGATAACTGAGTGGGCGGTCTTGCCCTCTCTCTACAGCAGCATTGGTCAGTTTTGGCCATGTGTCCGCATGGGTCTATTTCTCCACAGTTTGGCAGTCTTCTCCACTTCTGTCGGATGGGACTGTGGTTGGTGTCGACCGAGGGAGTGTGTCCTAAGTGCTGTGTCTTCGTGCTGGTGCGCTGCTGTTTTCAGGCGTTGCACTGCTTCTGGTAGACTATGACCTGTGGACTCtgttcatattatatatatatgtgctcTTGAAAATGAACCCATTAACCCCATGTGCCATTCATACTGAGGTATATTTAGAGCAAAACTCATGAGCACATGTGACAGTGGAACTTTGGGTTGTAGAAAATTTCCTCTCCCACAAATACCTCTTCAAAGTTATACCTTCACAAATTCTTGGTGTTTAGCAAATTTACTGATTATTTTCTACAAATTCCACTGTGACGATTGCTCAAGTGTGTTTCTTGGAATGTACCTGTCATCACTTTCTTTGCTATTTTCAGCCAGAGATATGTTTTGATTTTTCTGAACTACGTGATTTAGGACATTTTCTTTCAAGTGGAAAGAGTAGTTTGAGGTAGTACACAAAGCTAATCTGAAGTTGAACACCATCTTCTTTAGACAAACACTGCTAAATATTTAAACTGGTCAAGTTTGTACACGGAAGGTTTTCTGATTTGTTGTACTTTAGTTTACAGATCATTGTAAGTTCTAAACAGATGAGTATCTTTAAAAATGGGCTTTCTTTTAATGTGGACACAACAAAATGggaatatattatatttctgtatgtgGGCAAAATGATATAATGGTTAGACCATATATTTAAGCTTTAAtgatttcataaatatatattttatttaggaAGGGATAGTCTTTTTTCACCATTAATCTCTAAGGGGCCAATTAAGCCTAGTACACTCCATTAAAGCCCATGTCAGACTTTTGACACAATTCATAAAATACCATTATTTACCTTATATTCTAATATTTACATGAACTAATGCATACAATTTGAAATGAGAGGTTCATCTGGCATTTTATAAACAGATACTCCTTAGAAAAATCATTTATTAAAGACACCTGAAAACAGATGTCAGTGGGCTTCAGTACACACCCtcataaaaataacataatacAATTTAAACTGTGCTACAGTGAGCACTTCAGATGAATATCTTCCACTTTAACCATTTTAtcatttctaaaaatattttgtgcagAGATGTTTAAAGTAAAGCAGTGAAAATCCAGAAAACAAAGTACAAAACCAGATAAACATTGAATTTTTTAGAAAAAccttttattataaaacatataaaatgtatataaaaaggtataaaaatatataatctggatataaaaatatataatttgtatataaatatatataatctggatataaaaatatataatttgtatataaatatatataatttggatataaaaatatataatttgtatataaaaatatataatttggatataaaaatatatataaatccacACGGAGAACTCCACTGTGCGACTGTGCTTCATGCAGAGGATTatcaaatttgtttatatagcCCCTTTTACAACTTAAGTTGTCACAAATCAGCTTCACATAGTTAGTGTCACAacacaacatttaaatcaaagcccaatgtgagcaagccgaaggcgacagtggcaaggaaaaactccctcgagcctggaggaagaaaccttgggaggaaccaagactcacaaaggggatccatcctcctctgatcaaactacagATCGGATTTTAAATGACCACCAACTAAGTGTACAATAATGATAATAGTCtgggggcataataatagtgcagcAGATTGGAAGTAATTTTTTACCTCAACGATGTTCCCCAcaaagatgtaggaaagctgtttttataATCTTACCCACATCCTGATCAAATGAGAGATGTGAAGTTCATCATCGAGGCATCACAGTCGCTCATCTGTGGaaaaattcactcactcagtcagtccacTGTGTTTCTGGATTCCCAAACCAGGTTTTTTTCAGCGCCAGTTACGCAATGTTCCTCCTTCATTTTTCTGCTTATAAACAGAAGCTGACAGAACTTACCAACACTTCTGTGGACTCTGCTCATCTCCGTTTGTGGAACAGCCTCCTCAGGAACCCTCCAGATCTTCGAGGCGTCCTGGAGCCCTGGTTCTGATTGGGCTCGTCCTGAACCGCTGGTTCAGGTTCACTGTTGCTGTCTCTGGAGGCAGAGCAGCAACTGAAGGCTCTCAATGCCTTCCTCAGACGGGAGCCAATCTTCCACCGTCTGCTGTTTGTGGCAGGAGTTGGAGCACACTGCTCTGTGCTGGTGCTCTCAGGGTGGTCAAGAACTTGAGCCACCACTACTCCTGCCGATGACACGCTCTCTTCAGCACCTGAGGCACTGCCTTCAATGTCCTCTTCACCTGGCTGTGTGGCAGGAGTTGGAGCACACTGCTCTGTGCTGGTGCTCTCACTGTGGCCATTACCTTGAACCACTTCTCCTGCCGATGACCCGCTCTCTTCAGCACCTGAGACACTGCCTTCAACGTCCTGCTGCCGACTGGTTGAAGGCATCTCCTCCTTGACGCTGCTCTCAGGCTCTTCATCCAAGAAGATAAAGGTCCGTGCCTCTAAGAtcttcggacctctcgcacgaTAGGTTCGACCTATGAATGTGGTTTCGTCAAACCTCCGCACCATCTCCTCGTACTCCGGGTCATGAATGACCACAATATGACACTCCACTTGTGGCCTATATTTCCGTGCCTCCAGCTGTCGTTTGTGCACCCCTGTAGCGAGAGCGTAGGCTGTGAGGGGCTTTGTCGTGCAGCCTCTTTTTGATAAATCGTACCAAGCGGAAGTCCTCCTGGCGGGACGCAGACTGGTACCAGGCTGCTCAGAGCTGACGTTGCTGTCATCAACCTCATTGGATCCAGAGGTTGATGCAGCTACTGAGGCACTCTCGGTGTTCAGAGGGGTGTGGTCTGAACTGTGCTGGTTTGCCTCATTGTCCAGCAGGCCAACACAGATATAGCCATCTACCCCCATGTTCAGGGAAGCATCCTGATTGTTTTGTGATTTCTACAAATTCAGAAGGAAAAAAGAGGAGTTTAATGAAAATGGTTAATTAAAAGGACCAATTAGGGTCagttaataataacagtaattaataacactcatttattcattgtctttaacccattatccagttcagggtcgcagtaataattaataataataataatacataaaaaacaacataTACATTTAAATCCATATGATGAAAGATTAAAACcaaatacagtaaatgtaatAATTCTCAGTACAATTTAATAACAATGTTATTTATAtcctattacatttaaaaattaacataaatattgttattatattccATATACATTCTTTATTTAACTGCATAATAACACTTTTATTAAAAGAGGAAACagtttaa is part of the Hoplias malabaricus isolate fHopMal1 chromosome 4, fHopMal1.hap1, whole genome shotgun sequence genome and encodes:
- the LOC136695501 gene encoding uncharacterized protein, with protein sequence MEKGWLLLSRREMLNIFNPFTLRGAVALATTGALIYGIRRGGFSWIWGRKSQNNQDASLNMGVDGYICVGLLDNEANQHSSDHTPLNTESASVAASTSGSNEVDDSNVSSEQPGTSLRPARRTSAWYDLSKRGCTTKPLTAYALATGVHKRQLEARKYRPQVECHIVVIHDPEYEEMVRRFDETTFIGRTYRARGPKILEARTFIFLDEEPESSVKEEMPSTSRQQDVEGSVSGAEESVSSAGVVVAQVLDHPESTSTEQCAPTPATNSRRWKIGSRLRKALRAFSCCSASRDSNSEPEPAVQDEPNQNQGSRTPRRSGGFLRRLFHKRR